DNA sequence from the Armigeres subalbatus isolate Guangzhou_Male chromosome 1, GZ_Asu_2, whole genome shotgun sequence genome:
gcagcaggccggattccgtatCGGAAGATCCTATTTGAACCATTCTCGAGcgatcattctggagcaggtcaacgaattccaaaagtttctttacTTGGTATATATTGActatgaaaaagctttcgaccgtctcaatcacgagaatatgtggagcGCCGTGAGACTCAAGGGAGTTCCTGacaaaatcatcggcctcatcgatgCACAATACGAGGCGTTCTCGTGTAGAGTGTTGCCCAATGGGGTATTGTCCGACCCTaaccgggtcgtagctggtgtgaggcaaggatgtattctatcaccgttactgttcgttgggcagtaccaggcgggttttatgggcgaacgctccatcaCGGACCAAATGTTCGCCAtccgccaagtactgcagaaatgctgcgaatacaacgtgcccacacatcatctattcatcgacttcaaagccgcatatgatacaatcgatcgggacctgCTATGACAGCCaagaacacggatttccggataaactgacacggtttatcaaggcgacgatgtgcgtagttcgagtttcagaggcattctcgagtccctttgaaatgcgcagagggttacgccaaggtgatggtctttcgtgtttgctattcaacatcgctttggaaggggtaatacgaagagcagggattaacacgagtggtacaattttcaattagtccgttcagctatttggcttcgccgacgacattgatattatggcacgtaactttgagaagatgaaggaagcctacatcagactgaagagggaagctaagcggatcggactagtcatcaacacgtcgaagacgattACATGAaaagaagaggttcaagagaagacaatgtgagccacccaccgctaGTTTGcgtcggtggtgatgaaatcgggaggcagaagaatttgtgtacttgggctcactggtgactgccgaaaatgataccagcagagaaatgcggagacgcatagtggctggaaatcgtacgtattttGGACTCCGCTATGTCAGCCTAAAGCCGTGGCTGGTGGCACCGCCCCTGCTGGTTGAAATTTCACCGGAGGTAGCAGTTCCCGATGACGATCAAGTCAGAGAGCGGGTAAAACTGCTCTTTACTTAAATTGTCGTTCGAAGGTAGCAGCATTAGCTCCGATGAGGAGCTTTGGTTGGCCTGGTCGCGACAAAAGGCTGCAGGTGATCATTAACAGATGCATGCGGTATATAAtttgggcctggtggcctcacacttggatctcaaacaacaagCTCCACCGCAATGAATCCGGATTAATGCACCTCTTGTTCACTCCTGTCGCTACGTCCGTCTCCCAACtctcatgggaaaactgtcaaaacgcacgcaaacgtatcaattgtgtttgacccatatCACCGTTTCCGTGTCTTCGTGCCCGTCATGCACTATGACGTCATAGTACAATAATAGAACCCTACacccagcaggacatcgcagcaaaaacagacccagaggctcatggcggcgaagcctcaataaataaataaaagcaaagataacgaaaattaactagtggaattaaataaaGAGTAcctacttaattcgtcttagacggttgaaataAAAGAAGTTGACCGAAATTTAACATGGcgacaggttaaagcgataacacatcaagcggtacgtgctctccagcttccgcagATAACTGATTACCCCCAGTGTGTTGGTGTGTAGCGCCGATACGTGAATACGCCCTGAGTCCGCAGTTATATTTCGTTTTACTTCGCGCTTATTGACACGTTTCCGGAGGATTTGTCCCGGTGTCCGCCCGTCTGTTCGCCAACAAGTTATGAGCAGAGCACAGCGAAAGTAACGCGAGTTGAGTAAAGTTTCGGTCGTAAACGTCGGGAAAGTGTCGGGAAAGTTTTCGTCGCGAGCACTAGTTCGGAGAGTGGAAGAGGAAGATGGCGGATCAACAGAGGTTCCCATTCTCGAGGCTGTCGAACCACAACTACCAATCCTGGAAATTTCGTATGGAGATGTTGGTTCGGGAGGATTTGTGGGATGTTATCAGCAAGCCCCAACCACAACCGGTCACCGACGATTGGACCAAGGCGGATCTGAAGGACCGTGCGACGATTGGCCTTCGTATTGATGACAGCCAATAAATAACAcaccgggcagcagggactatgtccaagggcttgacgatccctccccaggccatctgcgagttgtggggcttgcctaggatgtggtggggtttgacagtgggccctgttaaacctctataaaaagctgcatgtatccgcaagtaggctccaccaaagcgaccgtgtgccgctcaaagcgcacaagcccaagtcctggtgttaggtgggacgctaaacagccctgacacgacggccctccgacgagacaggaggtttgcgcaggcccaataagccgcctagaaaaccaatcattacgaacaatataagagataatgcgactcgatataatcggcaaagacctaggcgacgaatacaggatcacgattggaagcttggaacatggaattgcaagtcgctaggtttcgcaggttgcgacaggatgatctacgatgaattacatccccgcaacttcgacgtcgtggcgctgctggagatttgctggacaggacagaaagtgtggaaaagcgggcatcgagcggctaccttctaccaaagctgtggcaccaccaacgagctgggaaccggcttcatagtgctgggtaagatgcgccaacgcgtgattgggtggcagccaatcaacgcaaggatgtgcaagctgaggattaaaggccgtttcttcaactatagcatcatcaacgtgcactgcccacacgaagggagacccgacgacgagaaagaagcgttctacgcacagctggagcagacatacgatggatgcccactgcgggacgttaaaatcgtcatcggtgacatgaacgcacaggtaggaagggaggaaatgtatagaccggtcatcggaccggatagtctgcacaccgtatcgaatgacaacggccaacgatgcataaacttcgcagcctcccgcggaatggtagtccgaagcaccttcttccccgcaaaaatatccacaaggccacatggagatcacctaaccaagaaacggaaaaccaaatcgaccacgttctaatcgacggtaaattcttctccgacatcacgatcgtccgcacttaccgcagtgcgaatattgaatccgaccactacctcgttgcagtatgcctgcgctcaaaactctcgacggtgtacaacacgcgtcgaagtcggacgccgcggcttaacattgggcggctacaagacggtagactagcccaagaatacgcgcagcagctggaagtggcacttccaacggaagagcagctaggcgcagcatctcttgaagatggctggagagatattcgatccgccattggtagcaccgcaaccgctgcacttggcacggtgcccccggatcagagaaacgactgaagaaacggagcaactgtaccgcgctaataacacacgaaagttctatgagaagttaaaccgatcacgtaagggccacgtgccacagcccgatatgtgtaaggacataaacgggaaccttcttacgaacgagcgtgaggtgatccaaaggtggcggcagcactacgaagaacacctgaatggcgatgtggctgacgaagatggcggtatggtgatggacctgggagaacgcgcgcaggacataattctaccggctccggatctccaggaaatccaagaggagattggccggctcaagaacaacaaagcccctggggttgaccaactaccaggagagctatttaagcacggtggtgaggcactggctagagcgctgcactgggtaattaccaagatttgggaggaggaagttttgccgcaggagtggatggaaggtgtcgtgtgtcccatctacaaaaagggcgataagctggattgtagcaactaccgcgcaatcacattgctgaacgccgcctacaaggtactctcccaaattttatgccgtcgactagcaccaactgcaagggagctcgtggggcagtaccaggcgggttttatgggcgaacgctccaccacggaccaggtgtttgccattcgccaagtactgcagaaatgccgcgaatacaacgtgcccacacatcacctattcatcgacttcaaagccgcatatgatacaatcgatcgggaccagctatggcagctaatgcacgaacacggttttccggataaactgacacggttgatcaaagcgacgatggatcgggtgatgtgcgtagttcgagtttcaggggcattctcgagtcccttcgaaacccgcagagggttacggcaaggtgatggtctttcgtgtttgctattcaacatcgctttggaaggtgtaatacgaagagcagggattaacacgagtggtacaattttcaataagtccgtccagctatttggtttcgccgacgacatagatattatggcacgtaactttgagaagatggaggaagcctacatcagactaaagagggaagctaagcggatcggactagtcatcaacacgtcgaagacgaagtacatgataggaagaggttcaagagaagacaatgtgagccacccaccgcgagtttgcatcggtggtgacgaaatcgaggtggtagaagaatttgtgtacttgggctcactggtgactgccgaaaatgacaccagcagagaaattcggagacgcatagtggctggaaatcgtacgtactttggactccgcaagacgctccgatcgaatagagttcgccgccgtaccaaactgacaatctacaaaacgctaattagaccggtagtcctctacggacacgagacctggacgatgctcgtggaggaccaacgcgcacttgagttttcgaaaggaaagtgctgcgtaccatctatggtggggtgcagatggcggacggtacgtggaggaggcgaatgaaccacgaattgcatcagctgttgggagaaccatccatcgttcacaccgcgaaaatcggacgactgcgatgggccgggcacgtagccagaatgtcggacagtaacccggtgaaaatggttctcgacaacgatccgacgggcacaagaaggcgaggtgcgcagcgggcaaggtggatcgatcaggtggaagatgacttgcggaccctccgtagactgcgtggttggcgacgtgtagccatggaccgagccgaatggagaagactcttatataccgcacaggccacttcggccttagtctgaataaataataataattgatgACAGCCAAACAAGCCTTGTGAGGAGCTGCACCAGTGCGAAAGATGCGTGGCAAGCCTTGAAGGACTACCACGATAAGGGGTCCGAAGTCTATCTTCTAAAGAAACTCACCCATCTGGAGTTGAAAGAAGACGCCGATATGGAGGAACATCTGCAGCGGTTCACGGAGTTGCTACAGCGAATTGCGGATGTAGGTGATCCCCTCCCGGATAAGTTAAAGGTCGCGATGCTGCTTTGCTCTTTGCCGGATTCTTTTGACGCTCTGGTGACCGCACTAGAGCAGCGTCCCAGCGCGGATCTAACGCTGGAATTGGTGAAGTCCAAACTACTCGCCGAAGCCGAGAAGCGACGTGAACGTTTCGGATCATCGGGAGCGACGGGTGGCAAGGCACTGAAGGTGGACTATCGTCCGAAGAATCACCCACCACGGAACGACAGTGGTGCCAGTGGAAACCAGGAGACGCGGGTATGTTTTTCGTGCAAGAAACCCGGTCACCTGATGAGGAATTGTAGGAGCCTCCAGAAGGCGTCCGGAAGGAAGCCGGATGAAGGTAAACAACGGAAGGACGAGTCGAATAAAGCGAAGCAAGTGCAAAACGTTTTCGACGGACCCCTGGCATGAGTTGCCGGGAAAGTGGAGTCCACTATAGCTGGTTTGTCGACAGCGGGGCTTCGAAGCACATGACGGGAAGCAGAGAGTTCTTCGACGAGCTGCAGGAATCGAAAGGGATGAGCGAGGTGCTAGCTGACGGTGAGAAGGCTGTGGTGGGAGGTATCGGTACCGGACTCCGGTGGACATAATCCTATCCGGCGTGTTGTTCGTCCCGAAGCTCGCAAGTGGATTGATTTCGGTAAGTACGCTTACCAATAAATGCTTCCGTGTTGAATTTGGGGAACACAGCTGCCAGATTTTCAAGAAGAGCGGCGAAGTAGCGGCGGTGGCCGATCGCTACGGCAGCCTCTACAGACTTCGTGTTCCGGATCAAGCGATGGTGAGTGTCGATCGTTCTCACACACACAACTGCCAACATACGTGGCACAGGCGTCTCGGCCATCGGGATGCGGAAGCGATCAGGACGGTTCACAAGAGCGGTGCGGCTGAAGGTATGAAACTGGTGGACTGTGGTGTACGTACGGTCTGTCGGTGCTGCCTGGAGGGGAAGATGTTGCGGACTCCGTTCCCAAAGACTGCCGACCGTGGATCCAAGGAGATACTGGATGTCGTACACACCGACGTCAGTggtcttttcttttcttttgttAACCACCACGCCGAGCGGAAATCAATATTTATTGACCTTCATTGATGACTTTTCTCGCATGTCGCTCGTTTACCAGTTGCGTAAGAAGTCAGAGATAGCAGAAAAAGTGAAGGACTTCGTTTTCTTCTGCAAAACGCAAATCGGGAAGACTTCTCGAGTGCTGCAGTCGGACGGCGGTGGTGAATATGTCTCCAAGAAGCTGCAGGGAATCTTGCAAAGTGAAGGTATCGTCAGCCAGTTTACTGCGCCGTACTCACCGCAGCAAAACGGGGTGGTGGAAAGGCGTAACCGTTACCTCAAGGAAATGACCATGTGCATGCTGCTGGACGCCGCGGCGCGCCGGTTTGAATGCAAAGTATTGTGGTGAAGCAGTGCTAACGGCAACGTATTTACAAAATCGTTTGCCATCACGATCGATTGGTATGAGTCCCTTTGAACGCTGGTATGGTCGCAAACCGTTTTTCGAGCATCTAAGAATCTTCGGAAGTGAAGCCTGGGTGCAGATACCAGCGGAAAGACGCAGAAAGATGGAAGTGAAGGCGCGCAAGATGGTATTCGTGGGGTACGTTTTTTGGATAAGGACACCGGAAGAATCACCATAAGCTTCATGGAGAACCTGGAATTCGGATCGGAGAAGGCACAGGGAAGATCGTCGGCGTCGGAAGTACTGCCGCCGGCGGGAAATTTGACGGAAGTGCCAGCAAAGGTTCCAGATGCTGATGGTTCGATTGTGGAGTTGGACCCGCTTCCCAAAATGAACGAGAAGCCGAATAGTGATTAAGCGGAAGACTTTTACGATACTTCGGAAGTGTTTTCGAGTggagaagaaaatgttgccgAATCTGAAGCAGAAGTCCAGCCAAGCGGCGGACAGCCAGCGGAGCAGCCGTATCGGCGACGCGCAACCCGCGGATAGTTGCCAGAGAGATTTAGCGATTACAAGATGGGCATGGTAGCACTCGAAACAGACGAACCAACTATCGTATTCCAGCTACACCGAGCACGTACAAGGAAGCGATTACTTGCGGTTAGAAGAAGAAGTGGATAGCTGCGATGACAGAGGAGTACCGTTCATTGATGTCCAACAAAACATGGGAGCTTGTCCACTCTCCGGCGAAACGAAAGGTGGATTTACAAGCGGAAGTACGATGCAGAATGAAACGTCGGAAGGTATAAGGCCAAGCTTGTCGCGCAAGGGTTCGCCCAGCGTTTTGGATCGGATTATGACGAGATTTTAGCTCCGGTCGCTCAGCAGTGTACTCTTCGTGTATTCATGACCGTCGCCGGCCACCACAACTGGATCGTCAAACATTTGGACGTCAAAACGGCCTATTTATATGGCACGCTGGCGGAAGAGGTTTATATGCGGCAACCGCCTGGATTTGCCGTAAAAGGAAAGGAAGGGCAGGTCTGCAGGCTTCGTAAAAGCATTTACGGCCTGAAGCAGGCGGCCACCCAattaaccaaaagttccttcaagagtacgtttttcgctgaATGCTCACCTCTTACATACCGTGTGAGACTGACTTGTATGCTCACCCAACCACCTGGTACACGCTCAGGCACGCCATGCTTGTATTCGCGGTAACGctccatgtgagtctgacttttGTGCTCGACCGTATCatgccatgtgagtctgacttggatgctcacctctttcattcaatTCGCACTAACACATACCActctagtcattcgacctaactctCGCAGTGATTGGGTGTATCTCATAATACGACATACTGATCGGATGCGCACGGCAGTAGAACAAGTTGAAGATCTCCAAGCTCGGAAACGTCAACTGTTTTCTGGGAATTCGTGTCACACGGGATGCGGATGGTTCGTTCACGCTGGATCAGAGTGTTTTCGTCCGGAAGCTGATCAAACGCTTGGGCATGGAGGGCGCCAAGGGTTCAAAGTTTTCCCTAGACACTGGGTATTTCAAGTTGATGAACGAGAGTCGAAGACTCTAAAAAAACACTGAAAGcctcaaaattcaattttggcgaagtttTCGAGCTGCTCTAAAAAAACGCGTTGTAGGAATTGATCGGACAGTACAATTCATCACTGAAGCCGGTAGCAAAACTCGTGCAACGGTGCTGCAAAACCAAGCTTGGCTCTTAATTAAGAGAATGGAAGATAAACTAAATTGtcgaaacaaaataaacaaactcttGGTATTTCCATTTGATAAGATATATTCAAAGTTACATATCTGCTGTTACAATATCTACTCTTCCTTCGGAGCCGGTCCCATTTTGCACTCCGGATACTTTTCCGTTAGGAAACTACGGACTTCCCCTGTCTCTGCTAGCAACCTTAATCGCACCTTGTCTTGATTGCGTAGATACTCTCGCTTTTTCAGGTATATCTCATAAGAGCGCTCCTTCGTGTAGAATGGTGGAAACTTCTTCCTTTTAAGCTGAATCTTGCCATCCATGCAATATTGTGTATAGTCCAAGATTTCGTTATTCTCCAAATCTTCCTCTTTTCGACATGTGGTCGGACTTGCCACCACCTTCGGGAACTTCCCGTTTTCTGGGCGAAGTTCAACGACATGCAAACctttttcttcagcaatttgtTGATGATTTTTCTGCTGCAGCAATCCAATGAAGAAAGCCTTGACCACATGCTGCACATTTGTAGAACCCTCACACTTGGCGCGGAGATCCTTGATTCCTAGCACTTCACAAACCGATTTAATCGCCCGATGGCATCTCAAGCCGTAGCCTTCCGGTTTACGCTCTACGAACATTTTTGTCGCCCCAAAGGCACAGTAAAAGTCGTGGAAAACTGTATGACCGTTGCACAGCTCAAAGTACATCAGCTTCTGGCCGGCGCGATTTTTCGCCTTTTTCAACGCAGCCCTTATGTCGATGGCCTTGCCGAATCCGATGCCAGCCAAACCGTTGCCATTTCCAGTGATGGTCATCGCAGATACACGTCTCTTCCGGCCAAGATTACCTTTCATGTTGACTACGGTTTTCAGTTCCAAAACCGTTGT
Encoded proteins:
- the LOC134205159 gene encoding small ribosomal subunit protein uS5m, with translation MFRLLVAGSESLIRGCSALQPLRTLASSSASRNTACFISSHRRLGDPSTNVNRQLLQPILPALHNSRGTSFFNKLPAQEIWKGVISVSNAGKKRGRGKGSGRITPKDLNKGQIIGFGKANIVWPGLSAPIIRGRELVKQQQLPEDKEREAKLKKIRDEMVNFKRLKLSPLERGWSGSKMPGRSIGPPDAIGEDRFEGFETTVLELKTVVNMKGNLGRKRRVSAMTITGNGNGLAGIGFGKAIDIRAALKKAKNRAGQKLMYFELCNGHTVFHDFYCAFGATKMFVERKPEGYGLRCHRAIKSVCEVLGIKDLRAKCEGSTNVQHVVKAFFIGLLQQKNHQQIAEEKGLHVVELRPENGKFPKVVASPTTCRKEEDLENNEILDYTQYCMDGKIQLKRKKFPPFYTKERSYEIYLKKREYLRNQDKVRLRLLAETGEVRSFLTEKYPECKMGPAPKEE